From the Glandiceps talaboti chromosome 12, keGlaTala1.1, whole genome shotgun sequence genome, one window contains:
- the LOC144443137 gene encoding uncharacterized protein LOC144443137, translating to MANFPSSILYCVLFIGLYQCVASETTGCMSESSPIDTSSGGTSYTVSTTFTHSCPWNGKLPEMIDVSCTCALTGTMRYSRDNKQVELCDGESWLVMYSFSPGTIHQPANSCQDLYNRGIRQSGVYWIYPDIEVRQPTQVYCEMDFNGGGWLRVYNMMARPGDNTNAAAFYQSITRNDDIRAVSPSSTSVSIYTKGLKLNNYKEVVYGWAASSADIITHYGYRLYMVGLLPLLTS from the exons ATGGCTAATTTTCCCTCAAGTATATTATACTGTGTTCTCTTTATTGGGTTGTACCAATGTGTAGCAAGTGAG ACGACAGGGTGTATGTCGGAGAGCAGTCCCATAGATACCTCATCTGGAGGAACATCATACACGGTCTCCACGACATTCACG CACTCGTGTCCTTGGAATGGAAAACTACCAGAGATGATTGACGTTTCCTGTACTTGTGCACTTACAGGAACGATGCGATATTCTCGAGACAACAAACAAGTTGAACTATGTGACGGGGAG AGCTGGTTAGTTATGTACAGTTTTAGTCCTGGTACTATCCACCAGCCAGCCAATTCTTGCCAGGATCTCTATAACCGTGGAATTCGACAAAGTGGTGTGTATTGGATCTACCCAGACATTGAGGTCAGACAGCCTACACAG GTGTATTGTGAGATGGATTTTAATGGCGGTGGTTGGTTACGTGTGTACAACATGATGGCACGTCCTGGTGACAATACCAATGCAGCTGCTTTCTATCAGTCAATTACGAG AAATGATGATATCAGAGCAGTATCACCATCTTCTACTAGTGTGTCTATTTACACTAAAGGACTCAAgttaaacaactacaaagaG GTTGTATATGGTTGGGCTGCTTCCTCTGCTGACATCATAACCCATTACGGTTATAGGTTGTATATGGTTGGGCTGCTTCCTCTGCTGACATCATAA
- the LOC144443747 gene encoding uncharacterized protein LOC144443747, whose translation MKTTGLQGECYIDGFCGDNQPMAIMKSSVTNSQRSYKTGSDPNYPHVGIGWTGQQIVWGYDNNASPNGHWANWVDTECCLTANDGQITQAGQNWRYAILIR comes from the exons ATGAAGACTACTGGACTACAAGGAGAATGTTACATTGATGGATTCTGTGGTGATAACCAACCAATGGCTATTATGAAGAGTAGTGTGACCAACAGTCAAAGATCGTACAAG ACTGGTAGTGATCCTAACTACCCACACGTTGGCATTGGTTGGACTGGACAACAAATCGTCTGGGGATATGATAACAACGCCAGTCCAAATGGACATTGGGCAAACTGGGTTGACACGGAATGTTGTTTAACGGCAAACGACGGACAAATTACGCAGGCCGGACAGAATTGGAGATACGCTATTCTTATCcgataa